CGCGCAGCTGGAGTCCTGCGAGACGTTCGTGCCGTCGCGCTTGAGGACGACCTCACGGGTGTTGCAGGCGCCGGACTGGGTGATCCAGTGCGGGAAGAGGTCGCGGCTGTAGCCGTCGGAGGAGCCCTCGGCCTTGACTGTGAGCTCGGAGAGGTACGTGCGGGCGGTGGCGCCGCTGACCGGGGTAGGGGGAGCGGCCTGCGCCGCCGGGCCGTTCAGCAGGGTGAGAGCGGAGACGACGGCGGTGACGGCGCCGAGTGCGGCGGTGCGTCGACGCGCGTAGAACATGCGCATGTGAACTCCCTTGAAGTGGGGGGAAGTTGGCCGAGCGGGCCCGGCCATGCTGGCGCTCCGGGGTTTCCGGGAGATGTGCGCCGAGTGACAGGGTCGCGTCAACGACGCGTACACATCAAGGGGGCGGACGTGACTTCTGGGGAGCGGGCGTGACTTGGGGTGCGGGCCGGTGGTACCGGGGCGGCGCGTCCGGGCGTGACGCGGGTCATGTCGATTCGCTCAGCAGTTCGCGTACGATGGACGGCGCAGAAGGGGAGTAGCTCTTCGCCGGACCGTCGACATACTGCTCAGCTCGTTCTGAGCCGGCGCCCGGAGGCAGGACCCGTACACCCGGTCCGGCCAGCGAGACCTTCGGCAAAGCAGTGATTCAACTGCGTGCACACCTGTGTACGCACCTGAGCGCTGCCGTGCCGAGGTGTCGTAAAGGACTACGTGACTCTCGGCGGGGCAGCCCGACCGATTGAGGAATCTTGATCAGCATCAGCGTGATGGCGGTCGTCTTCGGCATCGTCTTCCTGGCCGAACTCCCCGACAAGACCGCGCTCGCCGGACTCGTCCTCGGCACGCGCTACCGCGCCTCGTACGTCTTCGCCGGTGTCGCCGCCGCCTTCGCCGTCCATGTCGCGCTCGCCGTCGCCGCGGGCAGCGTCCTGACCCTGCTGCCGCAGCAGCTCGTGCACGCCCTGACCGGTGTGCTGTTCCTCGGTGGCGCGGCCGTCCTCCTGATGAAGAAGGACGAGGAGGAGGAAGAGGTCCGGAGGCCCAAGGACCAGAGCTTCTGGAAGGTCTCCGGCGCGGGCTTCATGCTCATCCTCGTCGCGGAGTTCGGTGACCTGACGCAGATCATGACCGCGAACCTCGCCGCCCGCTACGACAACCCGCTCTCCGTCGGCCTCGGGGCCGTCCTCGCCCTGTGGGCCGTCGGGGGCCTCGGCATCGTCGGCGGCAAGGCGCTGATGAAGCGGGTGCCGCTCGCGCTCATCACGAAGATCGCCGCGGTCCTGATGCTCGGCATGGGCGTGTGGAGCCTCTACGAAGCGGTGGCGTAAGCCGTGGATCCGGCCCTGA
The DNA window shown above is from Streptomyces sp. NBC_01445 and carries:
- a CDS encoding TMEM165/GDT1 family protein; this translates as MISISVMAVVFGIVFLAELPDKTALAGLVLGTRYRASYVFAGVAAAFAVHVALAVAAGSVLTLLPQQLVHALTGVLFLGGAAVLLMKKDEEEEEVRRPKDQSFWKVSGAGFMLILVAEFGDLTQIMTANLAARYDNPLSVGLGAVLALWAVGGLGIVGGKALMKRVPLALITKIAAVLMLGMGVWSLYEAVA